One Bemisia tabaci chromosome 7, PGI_BMITA_v3 DNA window includes the following coding sequences:
- the LOC109039692 gene encoding uncharacterized protein, which yields MNSEAARHPVNEEIFNNDMDHLMMNGHNPLSPPPPRPPPTPPLMDLLMNDSPESLKDTQKETEEEHECRQKIQKNPERENIVSLEKVIAKAWEPIPLDNCNPNQTLVKRRVYKLDASDLSSPRKKKNRGKTDTESETFIVSEMFTKGKYYLNKGHGFDP from the exons ATGAATTCAG AGGCTGCCAGGCATCCTGTtaatgaggaaattttcaataatgacATGGATCACTTGATGATGAACGGACACAATCCTCTGTCCCCGCCTCCTCCAAGACCACCACCAACCCCTCCGCTTATGGACCTCCTCATGAACGATTCGCCTGAAAGTTTGAAAGATACTCAAAAAGAAACTGAGGAAGAACATGAGTGTCGGCAGAA AATTCAAAAAAATCCAGAGCGAGAAAACATTGTGTCTCTAGAAAAAGTTATAGCAAAAGCGTGGGAACCCATCCCTTTGGACAATTGCAATCCGAATCAGACTTTGGTAAAACGAAGAGTATACAAGTTGGATGCAAGTGATTTGTCCAGTCCG agaaaaaagaagaatagagGAAAGACAGATACAGAGTCAGAAACGTTTattgtgtcagaaatgttcacAAAGGGTAAATACTATCTTAACAAAGGCCATGGGTTCGATCCATGA